The following coding sequences are from one uncultured Bacteroides sp. window:
- a CDS encoding DUF4221 family protein, whose amino-acid sequence MYKLFYLFIFLAMLMSCSNSIISSKNERAGKLHSTYDLVLISEKKIILDESTAPKPPYTQIYSDISGVRMFTLLNPFNNSIYFYNYTNGEYIKKIHYEKEGSDAILSIAGYYIKNEDSIYLYNRPLVEIVLADSHGHVKQRYSLKGNGTDWASKYPQYEFSTVCPIFEIDRHLILTGLCPFSIKESFVDKFFFTACIDLDNNQIEYYHSYPSEIYGKNANWEDPLFMQVYPTISPEGYLVHSFTASHDIYVSQWNSNISHSSYGGSNIARTIYSIDWDFLSEQTPQELIYTHYLQQDLYAAILYDPWRKVYYRFMQQGIKDATIHSQLTEKPLIVIMMNEQFEYLGETLIGTSREWNWTNSFVTKEGLNIEYIDKKDVDEVCINFKIFIPKK is encoded by the coding sequence ATGTATAAATTATTCTATCTTTTTATCTTTCTCGCAATGTTAATGTCCTGCTCAAATTCTATTATATCATCAAAAAATGAACGAGCAGGAAAGTTACATTCAACTTATGATTTGGTTCTAATAAGTGAGAAAAAAATTATTTTAGATGAGTCTACAGCTCCAAAACCTCCTTATACACAAATTTATTCGGATATTTCCGGAGTAAGGATGTTTACCCTACTTAATCCATTCAATAATTCTATCTACTTTTATAATTATACAAATGGAGAATATATCAAGAAAATCCATTATGAAAAAGAAGGCTCAGATGCAATTTTGAGCATTGCCGGTTATTATATAAAAAATGAAGATTCTATTTATCTATATAATCGCCCACTTGTTGAGATTGTATTAGCTGATAGTCATGGACACGTAAAGCAGCGTTATTCATTGAAGGGTAATGGAACTGATTGGGCTTCGAAATACCCTCAATATGAATTCAGTACCGTATGTCCAATTTTTGAGATAGACAGACACCTCATATTAACAGGTCTGTGCCCATTCTCTATTAAAGAATCATTCGTAGATAAATTCTTCTTTACTGCCTGTATTGATTTAGATAACAATCAAATAGAATATTATCACTCTTATCCTTCTGAAATTTATGGAAAGAATGCAAATTGGGAAGACCCTCTGTTTATGCAAGTTTATCCTACGATATCTCCTGAAGGATATTTAGTTCATAGTTTTACTGCCTCTCATGATATCTATGTGTCCCAATGGAATTCAAATATTAGCCATTCTTCGTATGGTGGCAGTAATATAGCCCGAACTATATATTCTATTGATTGGGACTTTTTATCGGAACAGACCCCTCAAGAATTGATTTACACTCATTATTTGCAACAAGATTTATATGCTGCTATTTTATATGATCCATGGCGTAAAGTATATTACCGTTTTATGCAACAAGGTATTAAGGATGCAACAATTCACTCTCAATTAACTGAGAAGCCATTGATCGTAATTATGATGAATGAGCAATTTGAATATTTAGGCGAAACTCTTATTGGTACATCAAGGGAGTGGAATTGGACAAATTCATTTGTGACAAAAGAAGGCTTAAATATTGAATATATTGATAAAAAAGATGTAGATGAAGTATGCATAAATTTTAAGATATTTATTCCCAAAAAGTAA
- a CDS encoding AraC family transcriptional regulator, producing MQQKLSTREEYSKRINDVIEYINNHLSEEMSLDTLAGISNFSTYHFHRIMRAVLGEPVGAFITRMRVETAARLLRYSDTPIQEIAYKVGYDVPSSLSKAFKTFYGISPNDYRNNKTYSIMKPIQINPDLKLEQRIVDLQATQVIYIHLQGDYNNNDYGLAWSKLWGHIHSLGLFTEQMGQMSNNTPKSNVLQKMYDELGIKHICIYHDDPKVTEGDKQRTDVCMSINAKMEPKGEIGAKEIEGGKYVAFLYKGPYNNLGSVYDTIYGKAIFEFKRQLASRPGFEIYLNDPECTKPEELMTEIYVPIE from the coding sequence ATGCAACAAAAGTTGTCAACAAGAGAAGAGTATTCTAAACGAATAAACGACGTGATAGAATACATCAACAATCATTTAAGTGAAGAAATGTCGTTGGATACACTGGCCGGTATCTCTAATTTCTCAACTTATCACTTCCACCGCATCATGCGAGCCGTACTAGGCGAACCTGTGGGAGCATTTATCACGAGAATGCGAGTCGAGACTGCAGCCCGACTATTGCGCTACTCAGATACACCCATTCAGGAAATAGCTTATAAAGTAGGGTATGATGTACCAAGCTCTCTGTCAAAAGCTTTTAAAACATTCTATGGAATTTCACCAAACGATTATCGTAACAATAAAACTTATTCCATTATGAAGCCAATTCAAATCAATCCTGATTTAAAGTTAGAGCAAAGGATAGTTGATCTTCAAGCAACACAGGTTATCTACATTCATTTGCAAGGGGATTATAATAACAACGATTACGGTTTAGCATGGAGCAAACTGTGGGGGCATATTCATAGCTTAGGGCTGTTTACCGAACAGATGGGCCAGATGTCCAACAATACCCCCAAATCAAATGTTTTACAAAAAATGTATGATGAGTTAGGAATCAAACACATCTGCATTTATCATGATGATCCTAAAGTAACTGAAGGTGATAAGCAACGCACTGACGTTTGTATGTCAATTAATGCAAAGATGGAGCCGAAAGGTGAAATCGGAGCCAAAGAGATAGAAGGTGGTAAATATGTTGCCTTCTTATACAAAGGTCCATACAACAATCTTGGAAGCGTATATGATACGATCTATGGCAAAGCAATCTTTGAGTTCAAACGCCAGTTAGCTTCCCGCCCGGGCTTTGAGATTTATCTTAACGATCCGGAATGTACCAAACCCGAAGAGTTAATGACAGAGATTTATGTACCAATAGAATAG
- the rsgA gene encoding ribosome small subunit-dependent GTPase A, producing the protein MINLYTYGWNDQLERLKQGSVYKGLSHGRISIVHRTCYEVVSENGLFQCELTGNMMFGKSAFELPCTGDWVIFQPLDEAKGVIVDRLHRERILYRKKSGRVANKQAIASYIDKAFIVQSLDDNFNIRRVERFMAQILDEEITPVLVLNKADLSFDRQKVDEAIRHLACQMAVFFTSIHRPETIQQLKQSIQEGETAVFVGSSGVGKSSLINALCEKSRLLTSDISASTGKGRHTSTRREMVLMNGSGVLIDTPGVREFGLALDEPDSLAEMLEISDYAMSCRFSDCTHTNEPGCAVLEAVNSGVLGRDVYESFLKLRREAWHFSTSEHEKRKRDKSFSKLVDEVKRHKSQN; encoded by the coding sequence ATGATTAATTTATATACTTACGGTTGGAATGATCAGTTAGAACGACTAAAGCAAGGATCAGTATATAAAGGGCTTAGCCACGGCCGCATATCCATAGTGCATCGAACGTGCTACGAAGTCGTTTCAGAAAACGGATTATTTCAATGTGAATTAACGGGAAATATGATGTTTGGTAAGTCTGCTTTTGAGCTACCTTGTACAGGTGATTGGGTGATCTTTCAGCCTTTAGATGAGGCTAAAGGAGTGATTGTCGATCGTCTGCACCGTGAACGAATATTGTATCGCAAGAAGAGTGGGAGAGTTGCCAATAAGCAAGCCATTGCTTCGTACATTGATAAAGCGTTCATTGTACAAAGTCTTGATGATAACTTTAATATTCGTAGGGTAGAGCGCTTCATGGCCCAGATATTAGATGAAGAGATCACTCCCGTATTGGTGCTCAATAAGGCTGATTTAAGTTTTGATAGGCAGAAGGTGGATGAAGCGATTAGACATCTTGCTTGCCAGATGGCGGTGTTCTTTACAAGTATTCATCGCCCCGAAACAATTCAGCAATTAAAGCAGTCGATACAAGAAGGCGAAACCGCAGTGTTTGTAGGTTCGTCGGGTGTTGGGAAAAGCTCTCTGATAAATGCTCTCTGTGAGAAATCACGGCTTCTTACGTCCGATATAAGTGCGTCGACCGGTAAAGGGAGGCATACTTCTACACGTCGTGAAATGGTGTTAATGAATGGCTCAGGCGTCTTGATTGACACTCCGGGTGTTCGGGAATTCGGATTGGCTCTTGATGAGCCGGACTCACTTGCTGAAATGTTGGAGATATCAGACTATGCGATGTCGTGCCGATTTAGTGATTGTACACATACTAATGAGCCGGGATGTGCTGTTTTGGAAGCAGTGAATAGCGGAGTATTAGGGCGTGACGTTTATGAGAGTTTTTTGAAACTTCGACGAGAAGCGTGGCACTTTTCAACTTCGGAACATGAGAAGCGGAAAAGAGATAAATCTTTTTCAAAATTAGTAGACGAGGTGAAAAGGCATAAAAGTCAAAATTAA
- a CDS encoding class I SAM-dependent methyltransferase, translating into MSNENITTIHEFNFNFICDFFSNTKRQGPGSPEATLQALSFIDNLTDKSLIADIGCGTGGQTMVLAQHAPGHITGLDIFPHFIDLFNANAEKFHLQNRVQGIVRSMDNLPFQDEELDLIWSEGAIYNIGFERGLKEWRRYLKTGGYIAVSESSWFTDERPVEINDYWVSHYEEIDTIPHKVAQIQRAGYIPVATFILPENCWTEHYFAPLVRAEEIFLDKYAGNKTAEEFVEYQRHDAELYRKYKEFYGYVFYIAKKIEL; encoded by the coding sequence ATGAGTAACGAAAATATTACAACTATTCATGAGTTCAATTTTAATTTTATTTGCGACTTCTTTTCGAATACGAAGCGACAAGGACCTGGTAGTCCCGAGGCAACATTGCAAGCACTGAGTTTTATAGATAATCTTACCGATAAATCTCTTATTGCCGATATTGGTTGCGGAACAGGAGGACAGACGATGGTCTTGGCACAGCACGCGCCGGGGCATATTACAGGTCTGGATATCTTTCCCCATTTCATAGATCTTTTCAACGCCAATGCTGAGAAGTTTCACCTTCAGAATAGGGTACAAGGCATTGTTCGCTCAATGGATAATCTTCCTTTTCAAGATGAAGAGCTAGACCTGATCTGGTCAGAAGGTGCAATTTATAATATCGGTTTCGAACGAGGACTGAAGGAATGGCGTAGATACCTCAAAACAGGAGGATATATTGCTGTATCCGAAAGCTCATGGTTCACCGATGAACGTCCTGTTGAAATCAATGATTATTGGGTATCTCATTATGAAGAAATAGATACGATTCCTCATAAAGTAGCTCAGATACAAAGAGCAGGATACATCCCTGTTGCTACCTTTATCTTACCGGAGAATTGCTGGACAGAGCACTATTTTGCTCCTTTAGTCAGAGCAGAAGAAATTTTTCTGGATAAGTATGCAGGGAATAAAACAGCTGAAGAATTTGTAGAGTATCAGCGTCATGATGCCGAGTTATACCGTAAGTATAAGGAGTTTTATGGTTATGTGTTTTACATTGCAAAAAAGATAGAACTATGA
- a CDS encoding fimbrillin family protein: protein MIKFKLWSVVLLLSLFACSQEENQQIKTASAIQFTSEVDGIALTRANGAAWSANDSIGVYMKKNGEILSGSSSIEGATNILYSTVNGNGNFSPVGNGIYFPQDESSVDFIAYYPQRTLTDLYAYPVDVTNQNDLEAIDLLYSNNLTGISDRSNALNLAFTHQLSRLIFNIKSSDNSKLTNLKLKLSGLKTKASFNLADATLTPDEASVDTINVKTSITNNTGTAQAILIPESSIDKVTLTIEVGNSKKEYKLPLTALEKGKEYSYNLDITGGSTEVDPEASSYIHWTETPLITKSTLSDTDIIYLNHYMPNSMTDPVSGGKMRNYSMLYSKSNKIAYWVAYPLFSNCIGSSGRTNAWAYDPEILSNYQANLSSGFGGNGYDRGHQIPSADRTCDAATNRTTFYYSNMTPQIGRGLNQSNWAALENKVRSWLSGTDTLYVVTGAMPPASNITQMKGMTVPAYYFKALARRINGSFITIAFKFENKSYSGSGYMEEAISVKELEQETGFTFFPTIASSVKATLNTSQWQ, encoded by the coding sequence ATGATCAAATTTAAGTTGTGGAGCGTGGTTCTTCTGCTCTCCTTGTTTGCATGTAGCCAAGAGGAAAATCAACAGATTAAAACAGCATCAGCTATCCAGTTTACTTCAGAAGTAGATGGTATTGCTCTTACTCGTGCCAACGGAGCCGCATGGTCTGCTAATGACTCTATCGGAGTTTATATGAAAAAAAATGGAGAAATTCTCTCCGGAAGTTCTTCAATTGAAGGAGCTACTAACATTTTATATTCTACGGTAAATGGGAACGGAAACTTTAGTCCTGTAGGAAATGGAATTTATTTTCCTCAAGATGAAAGTTCGGTGGATTTTATAGCTTACTATCCTCAGCGCACATTAACAGATCTATATGCTTACCCTGTGGATGTAACAAACCAGAACGATCTTGAGGCGATTGATCTACTCTATTCTAATAACTTAACGGGCATCAGTGATCGCTCAAACGCATTAAATCTAGCCTTTACTCATCAACTTTCACGTTTAATATTTAATATAAAGAGCAGTGATAATAGCAAGTTAACTAACTTAAAATTAAAACTTTCCGGACTAAAGACAAAAGCTTCTTTCAACTTAGCCGATGCAACTCTGACGCCTGATGAAGCTTCTGTTGACACCATCAATGTAAAAACAAGTATTACCAATAATACGGGAACAGCTCAGGCTATACTTATCCCGGAAAGTTCGATAGATAAAGTTACATTAACCATTGAAGTAGGTAATAGTAAAAAGGAATACAAACTTCCACTGACTGCTCTTGAAAAAGGCAAAGAGTATTCTTATAACCTCGACATAACGGGAGGTAGCACAGAGGTGGATCCTGAAGCTTCCTCATATATACATTGGACAGAGACTCCACTTATTACCAAAAGTACACTAAGCGATACTGATATTATTTATCTAAATCATTATATGCCCAATAGCATGACCGACCCTGTATCGGGAGGAAAAATGCGCAACTATAGTATGCTTTATAGCAAAAGTAACAAAATAGCTTATTGGGTAGCTTATCCGCTTTTCTCCAATTGCATTGGTAGCTCTGGTCGTACAAATGCCTGGGCGTATGATCCTGAAATCCTTAGTAATTATCAGGCAAATCTTTCAAGTGGATTTGGAGGTAACGGTTATGATAGAGGACATCAAATTCCGAGTGCCGACCGTACTTGCGATGCGGCGACTAACCGTACGACTTTTTATTATAGCAACATGACTCCACAAATAGGTAGAGGACTCAATCAGTCCAACTGGGCTGCATTAGAGAATAAAGTACGTTCATGGCTTAGCGGAACTGATACCTTGTATGTAGTAACCGGTGCAATGCCTCCTGCTAGCAACATAACACAAATGAAGGGAATGACTGTACCTGCATATTATTTTAAAGCTTTAGCCCGAAGGATAAATGGAAGTTTCATCACTATCGCTTTCAAATTTGAAAACAAAAGTTATTCAGGCAGTGGATATATGGAAGAAGCTATTTCTGTAAAAGAGCTGGAACAAGAAACCGGTTTCACCTTCTTCCCAACAATAGCCTCTAGTGTAAAAGCAACCCTGAACACATCTCAGTGGCAATAA